One Clostridium sp. CM027 genomic window carries:
- the folK gene encoding 2-amino-4-hydroxy-6-hydroxymethyldihydropteridine diphosphokinase, whose product MDKMYIKDLEVYGHHGVFKEEKTLGQRFLISLELFLSLREAGITDDLTRTVHYGELCQLVEEEFNKESYDLIEKATEKLAEFILLKYDLVQRVKVKIKKPWAPIGKPLQYAAVEIDRKWHTAYIGIGGNMGDKEKNVKESLELINNSYHTQITKTSKFYETKPVGYLEQDDFLNCAIEIKTLLNPLELVRFLLSIEKELKRERVIRWGPRTVDLDVLLYDDIISSLDEIILPHPRMQERMFVLEPLCDIAPYVMHPILNKSIIEIKASLKE is encoded by the coding sequence ATGGACAAAATGTATATAAAAGATTTAGAGGTTTACGGACACCATGGTGTCTTTAAGGAAGAAAAAACCTTAGGACAACGTTTTTTAATTTCATTGGAGCTTTTCCTTAGTTTAAGAGAGGCAGGCATCACTGATGATTTAACTAGGACGGTTCATTATGGTGAGCTTTGTCAATTGGTTGAGGAAGAATTTAATAAGGAAAGTTATGATTTAATAGAGAAAGCTACAGAAAAATTAGCTGAATTTATACTCTTAAAATATGATTTAGTTCAAAGAGTAAAGGTTAAAATAAAAAAACCTTGGGCGCCTATTGGAAAACCACTTCAATATGCAGCGGTAGAAATAGATAGAAAATGGCATACAGCGTATATTGGTATAGGTGGAAATATGGGGGACAAAGAGAAAAATGTGAAAGAATCATTAGAGCTTATAAACAATTCTTATCATACCCAAATAACAAAAACATCAAAATTTTATGAAACTAAGCCAGTAGGATATCTAGAGCAAGATGATTTCTTAAATTGTGCTATTGAAATAAAAACACTTTTAAATCCATTAGAGCTTGTAAGATTCCTGCTATCTATAGAAAAAGAATTAAAAAGGGAGAGAGTTATAAGATGGGGTCCTAGAACAGTAGATTTGGATGTACTACTGTATGATGATATTATTAGTTCTTTAGATGAAATAATATTGCCTCATCCAAGAATGCAGGAAAGAATGTTTGTTTTAGAGCCACTGTGTGATATAGCACCTTATGTTATGCATCCAATTTTAAATAAATCTATAATTGAAATCAAGGCATCCTTAAAGGAATAA
- a CDS encoding DUF4883 family protein codes for MSINKSKCILLVICVFFSLSFFGCRYNFDKSIFIKSKPNNFYYTKLLMKDLSLEKPTEHYALYMNFYKKKDFSNEDLSSFTKFFNSLNNDSFIDKPANLPDKPIYKIFLTFSKNKYMINVYNEKFISIYPWDGSYKMDYIDTSKMYKAYNLYGLCKYLIPK; via the coding sequence TTGAGTATTAATAAAAGCAAATGTATTTTACTCGTAATTTGTGTGTTTTTTTCTTTAAGTTTCTTCGGCTGTAGATACAATTTTGATAAAAGCATTTTTATAAAAAGTAAACCAAACAATTTTTACTATACCAAGTTATTAATGAAAGATTTATCTCTAGAAAAGCCTACTGAGCATTATGCTCTATATATGAATTTTTATAAGAAGAAAGATTTTTCCAATGAGGATTTATCTTCATTCACCAAGTTTTTTAATTCATTAAATAATGATAGTTTCATAGATAAGCCAGCGAACTTACCAGATAAACCAATATATAAGATATTTTTAACCTTCAGCAAAAATAAATATATGATAAATGTCTATAACGAAAAATTCATTTCCATATATCCCTGGGATGGCTCCTACAAAATGGATTACATTGATACAAGTAAAATGTACAAAGCCTATAATCTTTATGGATTATGCAAATACCTTATACCTAAATAA
- a CDS encoding LysR family transcriptional regulator, with protein MELRQLEYFQMVCQLNNITQAAKKLYVTQPSITNSIKNLEKELSIVLFDRSKKQLSLTDEGKIFLKRVDDILRQVTNAVAEMKDCQDLKNVILTIGIPPLISTFIFPKVFIDFQKSHPNIKLNISEYGSLTTKQMVENGDLDLGLIIIDSSDKSLASLPILNSELFVCLKKEHPLSKQPTITFKDIKNEPIILLKEGFYIRQKILESFNECNIQPNVILSSTQLETIKGLITNGVGISFLLKEIVEDNENITKVPFSTAIPIKIALVWKKDRYLSNASKAFIDFLITNPITPLKS; from the coding sequence ATGGAATTAAGACAGTTAGAGTATTTTCAAATGGTATGTCAATTAAATAATATTACACAAGCTGCCAAAAAACTTTATGTAACTCAGCCTTCTATTACCAATTCTATCAAAAATCTAGAAAAGGAACTGTCCATTGTGCTCTTTGACCGCTCTAAAAAACAGCTTTCCCTCACAGACGAAGGCAAAATCTTCTTAAAAAGAGTAGATGATATTTTAAGACAAGTAACCAATGCCGTTGCAGAAATGAAGGATTGCCAGGATCTTAAAAATGTGATCCTGACAATAGGTATCCCTCCACTGATCAGTACTTTTATATTTCCAAAAGTATTTATTGACTTCCAAAAATCACATCCAAATATTAAACTCAATATTTCGGAATATGGGTCCCTTACAACAAAACAAATGGTAGAAAATGGAGACCTTGATTTAGGTCTGATTATCATCGATTCCTCCGATAAGTCCCTAGCTTCCCTTCCCATTTTAAATAGTGAGCTCTTCGTTTGCTTAAAAAAGGAACACCCTTTAAGCAAACAACCAACCATTACATTTAAAGATATTAAGAACGAACCTATTATCCTACTAAAAGAAGGCTTCTACATCAGACAAAAGATATTAGAATCTTTTAATGAATGCAATATTCAGCCTAATGTTATTTTATCATCCACCCAATTAGAAACCATCAAGGGCCTTATTACCAATGGGGTTGGCATTTCTTTTTTACTAAAGGAAATTGTTGAAGATAATGAAAATATAACAAAAGTTCCATTTAGTACTGCTATTCCCATAAAAATTGCTCTCGTTTGGAAAAAAGATCGTTATCTATCCAACGCTTCAAAGGCATTTATTGATTTCTTAATTACAAACCCCATAACCCCTCTTAAGAGTTAA
- a CDS encoding CoB--CoM heterodisulfide reductase iron-sulfur subunit B family protein: MKYSYYPGCTLKTKAQELEKFALDAANVLGFELEEQKEWQCCGAVYPMATDEIATKLSSVRSLAGARDKGEKLVTLCAACHHVIKRVNEDMRTKDDIRTKVNNYLELTEAYAGETEVLHYLEVLRDEIGFDELAKKVTNPLTNRKIGAYYGCLLLRPSGTMNFDDPENPSIIEDFIKAIGATPVIYPYRTECCGGYLCLDQKDLVNKMTNTIIQSAVKNDVEEIVTACPLCKYNLEISNDGAKNKLSISYFTELLAEALGVK; the protein is encoded by the coding sequence ATGAAGTATAGTTATTATCCAGGTTGTACGTTAAAGACGAAAGCTCAGGAATTAGAAAAGTTTGCACTGGATGCTGCAAACGTTTTGGGGTTTGAGTTAGAAGAGCAAAAGGAGTGGCAGTGTTGTGGTGCTGTATATCCCATGGCCACTGATGAAATAGCTACTAAATTATCCTCAGTAAGAAGCCTAGCAGGAGCACGGGACAAAGGTGAAAAACTAGTTACTTTATGTGCAGCATGCCATCACGTGATTAAAAGGGTCAATGAAGATATGAGGACCAAAGATGACATAAGAACAAAGGTTAACAATTACTTGGAGCTAACAGAAGCATACGCGGGAGAGACGGAAGTCCTTCACTATCTTGAGGTGCTCAGGGATGAAATAGGATTTGATGAACTCGCTAAAAAAGTAACAAATCCTCTTACTAACCGTAAAATTGGTGCATATTATGGATGCTTGCTACTTCGTCCCAGTGGAACAATGAATTTTGATGATCCAGAAAACCCTTCTATTATAGAAGATTTTATAAAAGCCATTGGTGCAACTCCTGTAATATATCCTTATAGAACGGAGTGTTGTGGAGGGTATCTTTGTTTAGATCAAAAGGATCTTGTAAATAAGATGACAAATACTATAATTCAATCAGCTGTAAAAAATGATGTAGAAGAAATTGTTACTGCATGCCCACTTTGTAAATATAATCTAGAAATTAGTAATGATGGGGCCAAAAATAAACTATCTATCAGCTATTTCACGGAGCTTTTAGCAGAAGCGTTAGGTGTCAAATAA
- a CDS encoding 4Fe-4S dicluster domain-containing protein yields MKRVKIYSDKKLKELDQISQISGQRIQDCIQCGKCSASCPASEGMDILPHQVIRLLQTGELDKVTESKTIWSCASCFTCSQRCPRNIDIANVLEAVRLIILRRTGENRIKAEEVFGKIDDKMPQQAIVSAFRKYNK; encoded by the coding sequence ATGAAAAGAGTGAAAATATATTCTGACAAAAAATTAAAAGAGTTAGATCAAATTTCTCAAATTAGTGGGCAGAGGATACAAGATTGCATCCAATGTGGGAAATGTTCAGCAAGTTGTCCTGCAAGTGAAGGTATGGATATCCTGCCTCATCAGGTCATAAGATTACTTCAGACAGGAGAATTAGACAAGGTTACAGAGAGTAAAACCATTTGGTCTTGTGCTTCATGTTTTACATGTTCCCAGCGTTGTCCTAGGAATATAGATATTGCAAACGTTTTAGAGGCAGTTAGGCTTATAATCCTTAGACGTACAGGAGAAAACAGAATAAAAGCTGAAGAGGTCTTTGGAAAAATAGATGATAAAATGCCCCAGCAGGCAATTGTAAGTGCATTTAGAAAGTATAATAAATAA
- a CDS encoding CoB--CoM heterodisulfide reductase iron-sulfur subunit A family protein — protein sequence MQKIGVFVCWCGSNIAATVDIDKVIKEAEKMPGVVYAKDYQYMCSEVGQNLIKNAIKEQKLDRVVVASCSPRMHEATFRKAAKAAGLNPYLLEVANIREHCSWIHKDKEIATPKAIALVRAAVAKATLNSELVPGEIDVTKRALIIGGGIAGIQTALDIAEAGYQVDIIEKSPSIGGKMSQLDKTFPTLDCSACILTPKMVDAASHPNINIYTYSELESVKGYVGNFEATINQKTRSVDMDKCTGCGVCAEKCPSKKAKNEFNEGLNNRGAIYMPFAQAVPNVPVIDREQCIKFKTGKCGLCEKVCTAGAIDFSQEDTKMTKQYGAIVVCTGYDLIGLDKFGEYQYGEHPDVITSLEFERLTNAAGPTAGHLVCPSNHRVPKKVVFIQCVGSRDKSSRGKPYCSKICCMYTAKHAMLLKDHYPDMEAYVFYIDVRTPGKNFEEFQRRAVEEYGVHYIKGMVGKVFPNGENLQVNAIDASTGETVQIDADLVVLAAATKAKDDATTIKRILGISTDTNNFFTEAHPKLRPVETHSAGIYLAGACQGPKDIPETVAQASAAAAKVIGVLSKDKLVNNPCVSEVDESICSGCLACTKICPYDAISSSTIEVKENGKTITKIVAKVNEALCQGCGGCTVACRPGAIDLKGFTNKQILAEVDAICR from the coding sequence TTGCAGAAAATTGGAGTTTTTGTTTGTTGGTGTGGAAGCAATATAGCAGCTACCGTGGACATTGATAAAGTTATAAAAGAAGCTGAAAAAATGCCTGGAGTTGTATATGCTAAAGACTATCAATATATGTGTTCCGAAGTAGGCCAGAATTTGATTAAGAATGCGATAAAAGAGCAAAAATTAGATCGAGTTGTGGTAGCATCATGTTCTCCTAGAATGCATGAGGCAACATTTCGAAAAGCGGCAAAGGCAGCGGGATTAAATCCTTATTTATTAGAAGTTGCAAATATTCGCGAACATTGTTCTTGGATTCATAAAGATAAAGAGATAGCAACCCCGAAGGCCATAGCCCTTGTTAGGGCTGCAGTGGCTAAAGCAACATTAAATAGCGAACTTGTACCAGGTGAAATAGATGTAACGAAAAGGGCACTTATTATTGGTGGAGGAATTGCAGGAATCCAAACGGCTCTTGATATTGCTGAGGCTGGTTATCAAGTGGATATCATTGAGAAGTCACCAAGCATTGGTGGGAAAATGTCTCAGCTAGATAAAACATTCCCTACATTGGATTGTTCTGCCTGTATTTTAACACCGAAAATGGTAGATGCGGCGTCTCATCCAAATATAAACATATACACCTACAGTGAGCTAGAGTCAGTTAAGGGATATGTGGGAAACTTTGAAGCAACCATTAACCAAAAAACACGAAGTGTAGATATGGACAAGTGTACTGGTTGTGGCGTTTGTGCTGAAAAATGTCCTTCAAAAAAAGCTAAAAATGAATTTAATGAAGGCTTAAATAACAGAGGAGCTATTTATATGCCTTTTGCTCAGGCTGTGCCAAACGTACCTGTTATAGATAGAGAACAGTGTATCAAGTTTAAAACAGGGAAATGTGGACTTTGCGAAAAAGTATGTACAGCGGGTGCCATTGATTTTTCTCAGGAAGATACTAAAATGACAAAACAATATGGGGCTATAGTGGTATGCACAGGTTATGATCTTATAGGTTTAGATAAATTTGGAGAATATCAGTATGGTGAGCACCCTGATGTAATTACATCTCTTGAATTTGAGAGATTAACAAATGCTGCAGGGCCAACAGCAGGCCATCTTGTGTGTCCATCGAATCATAGAGTGCCTAAAAAAGTAGTGTTTATACAATGTGTGGGATCAAGGGACAAATCTTCTAGGGGTAAACCTTATTGTTCTAAAATTTGTTGTATGTATACAGCAAAACATGCAATGTTACTCAAGGATCATTATCCCGATATGGAAGCCTATGTTTTTTATATTGATGTTCGTACACCAGGGAAAAACTTTGAAGAGTTCCAGCGAAGAGCTGTTGAAGAATATGGTGTTCATTATATTAAAGGTATGGTTGGTAAAGTTTTTCCAAATGGAGAGAATCTTCAAGTTAATGCTATTGATGCTTCGACTGGAGAAACAGTTCAAATTGATGCAGATTTAGTAGTGCTCGCAGCGGCGACTAAGGCCAAAGACGATGCAACTACAATTAAAAGGATATTAGGTATAAGTACAGATACAAATAATTTCTTTACAGAGGCTCATCCAAAACTTCGTCCAGTGGAAACTCATTCTGCAGGAATATATTTAGCGGGAGCATGCCAAGGACCAAAAGATATCCCAGAAACGGTGGCACAAGCTAGTGCTGCAGCAGCAAAGGTAATTGGGGTATTAAGTAAGGATAAATTGGTTAACAATCCTTGTGTTTCAGAAGTAGATGAATCAATTTGTAGTGGATGCCTTGCGTGTACTAAAATATGTCCATATGATGCAATTTCATCAAGTACAATTGAAGTTAAAGAGAACGGGAAAACAATTACAAAAATAGTTGCAAAGGTAAATGAAGCACTTTGCCAAGGTTGTGGTGGATGCACAGTAGCTTGTCGCCCTGGTGCCATTGATCTTAAAGGATTTACAAATAAACAGATTTTAGCGGAGGTGGATGCCATATGTCGATAG
- a CDS encoding hydrogenase iron-sulfur subunit, with translation MSIEAEKIEGIDENKFEPLIVAFCCNWCSYAGADLAGTSRLAYPANVKIIRVPCSCRVSENFILRAFQHGADGVVIAGCHPGDCHYTSGNYHTRRRFSVLTNLLVFMGIEKERFRVDWISAAEGQKFSSVMNDVLEKVHKLGPNRKLRDERWIR, from the coding sequence ATGTCGATAGAAGCCGAAAAAATCGAGGGAATAGATGAAAATAAATTTGAACCCTTAATTGTAGCCTTTTGTTGTAACTGGTGTAGTTATGCAGGAGCAGATTTAGCAGGAACAAGCAGATTAGCATATCCTGCCAATGTTAAAATTATTCGGGTTCCATGCTCATGCAGAGTAAGTGAAAACTTCATACTCAGAGCATTCCAACATGGAGCTGACGGCGTAGTAATTGCCGGTTGTCATCCAGGGGATTGTCATTATACAAGTGGAAACTATCATACAAGACGACGTTTTTCAGTTTTGACAAATTTACTTGTATTTATGGGAATAGAAAAAGAACGTTTTAGAGTGGATTGGATTTCAGCAGCAGAGGGACAAAAATTTTCAAGCGTTATGAATGATGTATTAGAGAAAGTTCATAAACTTGGTCCTAATAGAAAGTTGAGGGATGAAAGATGGATAAGATAA